A single Streptomyces mirabilis DNA region contains:
- a CDS encoding cation:dicarboxylate symporter family transporter, with translation MMPMTSSRRAAVASTQTAPAAPAAKRDRTHYLYIAVIIAVVLGIAVGFAAPDFAKELKPIGTGFVSLIKMMISPIIFCTIVLGVGSVRKAAKVGKVGGLALGYFICMSFVALAIGLVVGNIIHPGSGMHLTEAVKGVGHTQAAAAAEGPVDFILGIIPTTFVSAFTEGQVLQTLLIALLVGFALQAMGRAGQPVLKGVEHIQKLVFRILGMIMWAAPVGAFGAMAAVIGETGMDALKALGTIMLGFYITCALFIVIVLGTLTKLVAKVSLFQLLKYLGREFLLIVSTSSSESALPRLIAKMEHLGVSRPVVGITVPTGYSFNLDGTMIYLTMASLFIADAMDQPMSIGQQIGLLLFMMVASKGAAGVSGSGIAVLASGLQSHKPALVDGVGLIIGIDRFMSEARAVTNFAGNAVATLLIGTWTGEVDKERVNRVLAGELPFDEKTLLDNDEDDVSDVAAEIPEQGGEKELAKA, from the coding sequence ATGATGCCGATGACGTCGTCAAGGAGGGCAGCCGTGGCCAGCACCCAAACGGCACCTGCCGCACCCGCAGCCAAGCGGGACCGCACCCACTATCTGTACATCGCGGTGATCATCGCGGTTGTGCTCGGCATCGCCGTCGGGTTCGCCGCACCGGACTTCGCCAAGGAGCTCAAGCCGATCGGCACGGGCTTCGTGAGCCTGATCAAGATGATGATCTCCCCGATCATCTTCTGCACGATCGTGCTCGGCGTCGGCTCGGTACGCAAGGCCGCCAAGGTCGGCAAGGTCGGCGGTCTCGCGCTCGGCTACTTCATCTGTATGTCCTTCGTGGCGCTGGCCATCGGCCTGGTCGTCGGCAACATCATCCACCCGGGCAGCGGGATGCACCTGACCGAGGCCGTGAAGGGCGTCGGGCACACGCAGGCCGCGGCCGCCGCCGAGGGCCCCGTCGACTTCATCCTCGGGATCATCCCGACCACCTTCGTCTCGGCCTTCACCGAGGGCCAGGTGCTCCAGACCCTGCTGATCGCCCTCCTCGTGGGCTTCGCGCTGCAGGCCATGGGCCGTGCGGGACAGCCGGTGCTCAAGGGTGTCGAGCACATCCAGAAGCTGGTCTTCCGCATCCTCGGCATGATCATGTGGGCCGCGCCCGTCGGTGCCTTCGGCGCCATGGCCGCCGTGATCGGCGAGACCGGCATGGACGCGCTGAAGGCGCTGGGCACGATCATGCTCGGCTTCTACATCACCTGTGCGCTCTTCATCGTCATCGTGCTCGGCACGCTCACGAAGCTCGTCGCCAAGGTCAGCCTCTTCCAGCTGCTGAAGTACCTCGGCCGGGAGTTCCTGCTGATCGTCTCCACCTCGTCGTCCGAGTCCGCGCTGCCGCGGCTCATCGCCAAGATGGAGCACCTGGGTGTCAGCCGCCCGGTCGTCGGCATCACCGTGCCGACCGGCTACTCCTTCAACCTCGACGGCACGATGATCTACCTGACCATGGCCTCGCTGTTCATCGCCGACGCGATGGACCAGCCGATGAGCATCGGTCAGCAGATCGGCCTGCTGCTCTTCATGATGGTCGCCTCGAAGGGCGCGGCGGGTGTCTCCGGCTCCGGTATCGCCGTCCTGGCCAGTGGTCTGCAGTCGCACAAGCCCGCGCTGGTGGACGGTGTCGGTCTGATCATCGGTATCGACCGCTTCATGAGCGAGGCGCGTGCGGTCACCAACTTCGCGGGCAACGCGGTCGCCACGCTGCTGATCGGTACGTGGACCGGTGAGGTCGACAAGGAGCGGGTGAACCGGGTTCTCGCCGGTGAGCTGCCGTTCGACGAGAAGACTCTGCTGGACAACGACGAGGATGACGTCTCGGACGTCGCCGCGGAGATCCCCGAGCAGGGCGGGGAGAAGGAGCTGGCGAAAGCGTAG
- a CDS encoding MFS transporter, whose amino-acid sequence MRLVMNEPVEGMGRPYARRWWALLVLCLSLLIIVMANTALTVAAPDMTQDLGLSSADLQWVIDGYTVPYAALMLLLGAIGDKYSRRGALILGLVVFGGGAVAGSLVDSSTGVIAARAVMGVGAALIMPATLSLLAATFPREERAKAITLWTATAGLAIAAGPLVAGALLEHHGWSSTFLINVPIAALAIVGALVLVPPSRAAHHHRIDHVGGLLSVVWIGSLVYMIIEGPHFGWGVKAVTAAVVAGAGLVAFVVWELRHPRPVVDVRRFAHRRFAGSNLAVALFFLAVFGAFYYLTQHLQFVLGYDALDTGVRMLPLAGAVFVGSALTGYLTPRVGMKITVTAGMVGGTAALALLTRVDAASSYGDFVLPLTILGLAIGLALSPCTDAIMGAFPEAELGVGGAVNDTSLELGGSLGIAILGSVLASSYSSHLSDATAGSKLPAGALSTAQDSVGAGYAVAQGIGDKARQLGDQAARAGHAGNTEKAAQLKAQADQLAHGAQRMADAVGSSFSDAVAHTSLIGAVILGVGTVLVAVLLPRKGGAHPGEAPEQVAQELPELTGAATR is encoded by the coding sequence ATGCGTCTCGTCATGAACGAACCGGTCGAGGGGATGGGCCGGCCCTACGCCCGACGCTGGTGGGCGCTGCTGGTGCTCTGCCTGAGCCTGCTGATCATCGTGATGGCGAACACCGCCCTCACGGTCGCGGCCCCCGACATGACCCAGGACCTGGGCCTGTCCAGCGCGGACCTGCAGTGGGTCATCGACGGCTACACCGTCCCGTACGCCGCGCTGATGCTGCTGCTCGGCGCGATCGGCGACAAGTACAGCCGGCGCGGCGCCCTCATCCTGGGGCTCGTCGTCTTCGGCGGGGGCGCGGTCGCGGGCTCGCTCGTCGACAGTTCCACCGGGGTCATCGCGGCCCGTGCCGTGATGGGCGTCGGCGCCGCCCTGATCATGCCCGCGACGCTCTCCCTGCTCGCCGCGACCTTCCCGCGCGAGGAGCGGGCGAAGGCGATCACCTTGTGGACCGCCACCGCCGGACTCGCCATCGCGGCCGGGCCACTGGTCGCCGGTGCGCTGCTGGAGCACCACGGCTGGTCGTCCACGTTCCTGATCAACGTGCCCATCGCCGCGCTCGCGATCGTCGGCGCCCTCGTCCTCGTACCGCCGTCCAGGGCCGCGCACCACCACCGCATCGACCACGTCGGCGGCCTGCTGTCCGTGGTCTGGATCGGCTCGCTGGTCTACATGATCATCGAGGGGCCGCACTTCGGATGGGGCGTCAAAGCCGTGACCGCCGCGGTCGTCGCGGGTGCCGGCCTCGTGGCCTTCGTGGTCTGGGAGCTGCGCCACCCGCGCCCGGTCGTCGACGTACGCCGCTTCGCCCACCGCCGGTTCGCCGGCTCCAACCTCGCCGTCGCCCTCTTCTTCCTTGCCGTCTTCGGCGCCTTCTACTACCTCACCCAGCACCTCCAGTTCGTCCTCGGCTACGACGCGCTGGACACCGGGGTGCGGATGCTGCCGCTCGCCGGGGCCGTGTTCGTCGGCTCGGCGCTCACCGGGTACCTCACCCCGCGCGTCGGCATGAAGATCACGGTCACCGCGGGCATGGTCGGCGGCACTGCGGCGCTCGCGCTGCTCACCCGGGTCGACGCGGCATCCTCGTACGGCGATTTCGTGCTGCCCCTCACCATCCTGGGCCTCGCGATCGGGCTCGCGCTCTCGCCCTGCACGGACGCCATCATGGGCGCGTTCCCCGAGGCCGAACTCGGCGTCGGCGGCGCCGTCAACGACACCTCGCTGGAGCTCGGCGGCTCACTCGGCATCGCGATCCTCGGTTCCGTGCTGGCGAGTTCGTACTCCTCGCACCTCTCGGACGCCACCGCGGGCAGCAAGCTCCCGGCGGGCGCCCTGTCCACGGCACAGGACTCGGTCGGCGCGGGCTACGCGGTCGCCCAGGGCATCGGCGACAAGGCCCGGCAGCTCGGCGACCAGGCCGCGCGGGCGGGGCACGCCGGGAACACCGAGAAGGCCGCGCAGCTGAAGGCGCAGGCCGACCAGCTCGCCCACGGGGCGCAGCGGATGGCGGACGCCGTCGGTTCGTCCTTCTCGGACGCGGTGGCGCACACCAGCCTGATCGGCGCGGTGATCCTGGGAGTGGGGACCGTGCTGGTCGCCGTCCTGCTGCCCCGAAAGGGCGGTGCGCACCCGGGGGAGGCCCCGGAGCAGGTGGCGCAGGAACTACCGGAGCTCACCGGCGCGGCGACGCGCTGA
- a CDS encoding MerR family transcriptional regulator encodes MRIGELAARAGTTTRTLRYYESRGLLPARRGENGYRTYDEHDLRLLRQIRTLQDFGFDLEETRPFVECLRAGHPQGDSCPASLAIYRRKLGELDSLIDELQAVRAEVGAQLARAERARDELAAEAEVPGGPEPVCELEGRTR; translated from the coding sequence ATGCGAATCGGCGAGCTGGCGGCGCGGGCCGGGACCACCACGCGGACTCTTCGGTACTACGAGTCGCGGGGGCTGCTGCCCGCGCGGCGGGGCGAGAACGGGTACCGGACGTACGACGAGCACGACCTGCGGCTGCTGCGGCAGATCAGGACACTGCAGGACTTCGGGTTCGACCTGGAGGAGACCCGGCCCTTCGTGGAGTGTCTGCGGGCGGGACACCCGCAGGGCGACTCCTGTCCGGCCTCGCTCGCGATCTACCGGCGCAAGCTGGGCGAGCTGGACTCGCTGATCGACGAGTTGCAGGCCGTACGGGCCGAGGTCGGCGCGCAGCTGGCGCGGGCCGAGCGGGCGCGTGACGAGCTGGCGGCCGAGGCGGAGGTTCCGGGCGGCCCGGAACCCGTATGCGAACTGGAAGGGCGGACACGGTGA
- a CDS encoding DUF2127 domain-containing protein, which yields MKIDWDRRTCARKGHVTYAPDEPELRRRLRAETSLGEAWRCLRCGDFVLDEPHGSGPAQDAPLVPRGKVLRDLFILRFLAIERAVRGVFIVLVAAAVWKFSNSQDSVRRLFDENLAVFRPVFRHFHYDLDHSPVVGTIQKSFGYKHSTLALVAALLLAYALIELVEAGGLWYAKRWAEYLTVVATAAFLPLEIYELTEHVSYLKIATLVLNILAVLYIALAKRLFGLRGGRKAFEEERHSASLLEVEESAGVAAHA from the coding sequence ATGAAGATCGACTGGGACCGGCGGACGTGTGCGCGCAAAGGCCATGTGACGTACGCGCCCGACGAGCCGGAACTGCGCCGGCGGCTGCGCGCCGAGACGAGCCTCGGCGAGGCCTGGCGCTGTCTGCGCTGCGGCGATTTCGTGCTGGACGAACCACATGGCTCGGGCCCCGCGCAGGACGCTCCCCTGGTGCCGCGCGGCAAGGTGCTGCGCGATCTGTTCATCCTGCGCTTCCTGGCGATCGAACGGGCCGTGCGCGGGGTGTTCATCGTGCTGGTCGCGGCCGCGGTGTGGAAGTTCAGCAACAGCCAGGACTCGGTGCGCCGGCTCTTCGACGAGAACCTCGCAGTCTTCCGGCCGGTCTTCAGGCACTTCCACTACGACCTCGACCACTCGCCGGTCGTCGGCACCATCCAGAAGTCCTTCGGCTACAAGCACTCCACGCTGGCCCTGGTGGCCGCGCTGCTGCTGGCGTACGCGCTGATCGAACTCGTCGAGGCGGGCGGCCTCTGGTACGCCAAGCGCTGGGCGGAGTATCTGACGGTGGTCGCCACCGCCGCCTTCCTGCCTCTGGAGATCTACGAACTCACCGAGCACGTCAGCTACTTGAAGATCGCCACCCTGGTCCTCAACATCCTCGCCGTCCTCTACATCGCCCTCGCCAAACGCCTCTTCGGGCTGCGCGGCGGACGCAAGGCGTTCGAGGAGGAGCGGCACAGCGCGTCGCTCCTGGAGGTCGAGGAGTCCGCGGGCGTGGCCGCGCACGCCTGA
- a CDS encoding Lrp/AsnC family transcriptional regulator, which yields MGDPAAVPKEPRQPRAGANETSVAFDALDRQILELLQSDGRIKLSELGRRVRLSPAAVAERVRRLESTGAVTGYGAHVSPPLLGYGIQAFVRVNPHGGYTLRHPRTLELISRPEIIEVHHVVGEDCWILKVAVADTIHLEDVLEQTSALGRTTTSIVLSSPVERKPLLPLP from the coding sequence ATGGGAGATCCGGCCGCTGTACCGAAGGAACCACGGCAGCCGCGTGCGGGCGCCAACGAAACGTCGGTGGCCTTCGACGCGCTGGACCGGCAGATCCTGGAACTGCTGCAGAGCGACGGCCGGATCAAGCTCAGCGAGCTGGGCCGGCGCGTCCGGCTGAGCCCGGCGGCCGTCGCCGAACGCGTGCGACGGCTGGAGTCCACGGGAGCCGTCACCGGCTACGGCGCCCATGTCTCACCGCCCCTCCTCGGCTACGGCATCCAGGCCTTCGTCCGCGTCAACCCGCACGGCGGCTACACCCTGCGCCACCCCAGGACCCTGGAGCTGATCTCCCGCCCGGAGATCATCGAGGTCCACCACGTCGTCGGCGAGGACTGCTGGATCCTCAAGGTCGCCGTCGCGGACACGATCCACCTGGAGGACGTCCTGGAACAGACCTCCGCGCTGGGGCGCACGACGACCTCGATCGTCCTGTCCTCACCGGTGGAGCGAAAGCCATTGCTGCCCTTGCCTTGA
- a CDS encoding NAD-dependent epimerase/dehydratase family protein: MREIGVIGGNRYFGKRLIARLLAAGDHVTVINRGSSAPPAGAVHLVADRNDGHSLEKALGSRTFDVVVDQVCYTPRQAEIARRVFAGRTRRYVMTSTVEVYEYEDSADLVREDAVDPRAVPVDLGLPWDEPEFLDSHYGEGKRQAEAVFAAGPAFPYTAVRVAHVLGGDDDFTGRLQHYAERVRTGEPIAVPPVNHPATYIHVEEIADFLFWAAGEDFTGPVNAASHGPLTTQELCEAIAAHLPDGKTLLRPVEVGEVSPFSFSRSYGMDNSRAGRLGFAFGDARAWLPQAVAETLGRDA, translated from the coding sequence GTGCGCGAGATAGGTGTCATTGGCGGAAACCGCTATTTCGGAAAGCGGCTGATTGCCCGGCTGCTGGCCGCCGGAGACCACGTCACCGTCATCAATCGAGGTTCCTCCGCACCGCCCGCCGGGGCGGTGCATCTCGTCGCGGACCGCAATGACGGACATTCCCTGGAGAAGGCGCTGGGGTCACGCACCTTCGATGTCGTGGTCGACCAGGTCTGCTACACACCGCGGCAGGCGGAGATCGCGCGCCGGGTCTTCGCGGGACGCACTCGGCGGTACGTCATGACCTCCACCGTCGAGGTGTACGAGTACGAGGACTCGGCGGATCTCGTACGGGAGGACGCCGTGGACCCCCGTGCCGTGCCCGTCGACCTCGGACTCCCCTGGGACGAACCGGAGTTCCTCGACAGCCACTACGGGGAGGGCAAGCGTCAGGCCGAGGCGGTGTTCGCGGCCGGCCCCGCGTTCCCGTACACGGCCGTCCGGGTGGCCCACGTCCTGGGCGGGGACGACGACTTCACCGGCCGCCTCCAGCACTACGCGGAGCGCGTCCGCACGGGCGAGCCGATCGCCGTACCGCCCGTGAACCACCCGGCGACGTACATCCACGTCGAGGAGATCGCCGACTTCCTGTTCTGGGCGGCGGGCGAGGACTTCACGGGCCCGGTCAACGCGGCCTCCCACGGGCCGCTGACCACGCAGGAGCTGTGCGAGGCGATCGCCGCGCACCTCCCGGACGGCAAGACCCTCCTGCGTCCCGTCGAGGTGGGCGAGGTCTCCCCCTTCTCCTTCAGCCGTTCCTACGGCATGGACAACTCCCGGGCCGGCCGGCTCGGGTTCGCCTTCGGCGACGCGCGGGCGTGGCTGCCGCAGGCTGTGGCGGAGACGCTGGGAAGGGACGCCTGA
- a CDS encoding aldo/keto reductase — MRYRTLGGLRVSAVGLGAMPLSIENRPDEARALATVHAALDAGVTLLDTADSYHLPGDEPGHNERLVARALASYGGDTADVLVATKGGRGRPADGSWTVNGSPRHLKAAAEASLKRLGVAAIGLYQLHKPDPAVPFEDSVGALRELLDEGKVRLVGLSNTDTDQICRARAILGDRLVSVQNQYSPAVRDSDPELRLCAELGLAFMPWSPLGGISRSSLDGSSELAPEGFDAFHEVARERGVSPQRICLAWLLSLSPTVLPIPGSGRPETIRDSAAAADLVLSAVELARLGHY; from the coding sequence ATGCGGTACCGCACGCTTGGCGGCCTGCGCGTGAGCGCCGTGGGGCTCGGCGCGATGCCCCTGTCCATCGAGAACCGGCCGGACGAGGCGCGGGCCCTGGCCACGGTGCACGCCGCCCTCGACGCGGGCGTCACCCTCCTGGACACCGCGGACTCCTACCACTTGCCCGGGGACGAGCCCGGCCACAACGAGCGGCTCGTGGCCCGCGCCCTGGCGTCGTACGGCGGCGACACGGCGGACGTCCTGGTGGCCACGAAGGGCGGGCGCGGGCGACCGGCCGACGGCAGCTGGACGGTGAACGGCTCCCCGCGCCACCTCAAGGCGGCGGCCGAGGCCTCCCTGAAGCGGCTCGGCGTGGCGGCGATCGGCCTCTACCAGCTCCACAAGCCCGACCCCGCCGTCCCCTTCGAGGACTCGGTCGGCGCCCTGCGCGAACTCCTCGACGAGGGCAAGGTCCGGCTGGTCGGCCTCTCCAACACGGACACCGACCAGATCTGCCGGGCCCGCGCGATCCTCGGCGACCGGCTGGTCTCCGTCCAGAACCAGTACTCCCCCGCGGTACGCGACAGCGACCCCGAGCTCCGCCTCTGCGCCGAGCTGGGCCTCGCCTTCATGCCGTGGAGCCCCCTGGGCGGCATCTCCCGCAGCTCCCTGGACGGCTCCTCGGAACTGGCACCCGAGGGCTTCGACGCCTTCCACGAAGTGGCCCGCGAGCGCGGTGTCAGCCCCCAACGGATCTGCCTGGCCTGGCTGCTGTCGCTCTCCCCCACCGTGCTCCCGATCCCGGGCTCCGGCCGCCCGGAGACGATCCGCGACTCGGCGGCCGCGGCGGACCTGGTGCTGAGCGCGGTGGAGCTGGCACGGCTGGGCCACTACTAG
- a CDS encoding HelD family protein has protein sequence MRPGAELSNRGANAESTTGFPDDELLHEQEFIDGLYARVDALRGDTEASVGDALAQGNTPMQARLERDVLVAERSGLLAALNAVDGSLCFGRIDLTSGVTHHIGRIGIRADDTEHTPILIDWRAPVARPFYLATGHTPMDLRRRRHITTDGRRVTDLHDEILDLGDHERTGHEDPTGDAVLLSALNSARTGRMSDIVQTIQAEQDRIIRAPHKGVLVVEGGPGTGKTAVALHRAAYLLYEYRELLAKRAVLIVGPNPAFLGYIGEVLPSLGETGVLLATVGELFPGVRATAGDTPRAAAVKGRADMAEVLAAVVQGRQVLPDPVIAIEHDRDILMLDAGLVQVARERTREAKLPHNVAREYFEGHILNTLTDMLAERIGTDPFDGSNLLDPSDITQIRDDLAENPEVWSAIDQLWPRLTPQSLVADFLADPEGYVPDEDADAIRRPVDGAWTTADVPLLDEAAELLGEDDRVARALADQERRAQVAYAQGVLDVSYASRTYEFEDKDEEDSEVLSAHNIIDAERMAERHEEEDHRSAAERAAADRTWAFGHIIVDEAQELSPMAWRLLMRRIPTRSMTLVGDPAQTAEAAGVGSWSEILTPYVEDRWEHKRLAVNYRTPSEIMDVAAGVLRAQHPDFEPPRSVRSTGVRPWARAAGDDLPGTVAKAVAELTPAEGRLAVIAPRELHTSLAARLEDVTAGEEPDLTRTVVLLDPRQAKGLEFDSVLVVEPARYGTSDLYVALTRATQALGIVYEGELPEALRAATV, from the coding sequence ATCCGGCCGGGAGCGGAATTGTCAAACAGGGGCGCAAACGCAGAGAGCACCACAGGATTTCCCGACGATGAATTGCTGCACGAGCAGGAATTCATCGACGGGTTGTACGCACGCGTGGACGCGCTGCGGGGCGACACCGAGGCCTCCGTCGGCGACGCGCTCGCGCAGGGCAACACACCCATGCAAGCCAGGCTCGAAAGGGACGTGCTCGTCGCCGAGCGCTCGGGCCTGCTCGCCGCGCTGAACGCCGTGGACGGATCGCTCTGCTTCGGCCGGATCGACCTCACCTCCGGCGTCACCCACCACATCGGCCGTATCGGCATCCGCGCCGACGACACCGAGCACACCCCCATCCTCATCGACTGGCGGGCCCCGGTCGCCCGCCCCTTCTACCTCGCCACCGGCCACACGCCGATGGACCTGCGCCGCCGCCGGCACATCACCACCGACGGCCGCCGGGTGACCGACCTGCACGACGAGATCCTCGACCTCGGCGACCACGAGCGCACCGGCCACGAGGACCCGACCGGCGACGCCGTACTGCTGTCCGCGCTGAACTCGGCACGCACCGGCCGCATGAGCGACATCGTGCAGACCATCCAGGCCGAACAGGACCGGATCATCCGCGCCCCGCACAAGGGCGTGCTGGTCGTCGAAGGCGGCCCCGGCACCGGAAAGACGGCCGTGGCGCTGCACAGGGCCGCGTACCTGTTGTACGAGTACCGGGAACTGCTGGCGAAGCGCGCCGTCCTGATCGTCGGCCCGAACCCCGCCTTCCTCGGTTACATCGGCGAGGTACTGCCCTCGCTCGGCGAGACGGGCGTGCTCCTCGCGACCGTCGGCGAACTGTTCCCCGGCGTCAGGGCGACCGCCGGCGACACCCCGCGGGCCGCCGCGGTGAAGGGCCGCGCCGACATGGCCGAGGTGCTCGCCGCCGTGGTCCAGGGCCGCCAGGTGCTGCCCGACCCGGTCATCGCGATCGAGCACGACCGGGACATCCTGATGCTCGACGCCGGGCTGGTCCAGGTCGCCCGCGAGCGCACCCGTGAGGCGAAGCTGCCGCACAACGTGGCCCGCGAGTACTTCGAGGGCCACATCCTCAACACGCTCACCGACATGCTGGCCGAGCGCATCGGCACCGACCCCTTCGACGGTTCGAACCTGCTCGACCCGAGCGACATCACCCAGATCCGCGACGACCTCGCCGAGAACCCCGAGGTCTGGTCGGCCATCGACCAGCTGTGGCCAAGGCTGACCCCGCAGAGTCTGGTCGCCGACTTCCTCGCGGACCCCGAGGGATACGTCCCGGACGAGGACGCGGACGCGATCCGCCGCCCGGTCGACGGGGCCTGGACCACCGCCGACGTCCCCCTCCTCGACGAGGCCGCCGAACTGCTCGGCGAGGACGACCGCGTGGCCCGCGCCCTCGCCGACCAGGAACGCCGCGCCCAGGTGGCGTACGCGCAGGGCGTGCTGGACGTGTCCTACGCCTCCCGTACCTACGAGTTCGAGGACAAGGACGAGGAGGACTCCGAGGTCCTGTCCGCGCACAACATCATCGACGCCGAGCGGATGGCCGAGCGGCACGAGGAGGAGGACCACCGCAGCGCCGCCGAACGCGCGGCGGCCGACCGGACCTGGGCGTTCGGCCACATCATCGTCGACGAGGCGCAGGAGCTCTCGCCGATGGCCTGGCGCCTGCTGATGCGGCGCATCCCGACCCGCTCGATGACCCTGGTCGGCGACCCCGCGCAGACCGCGGAGGCGGCCGGAGTGGGATCCTGGTCGGAGATCCTCACCCCCTACGTCGAGGACCGCTGGGAGCACAAGCGCCTCGCCGTCAACTACCGCACCCCGTCCGAGATCATGGACGTGGCGGCAGGCGTACTGCGTGCGCAGCACCCGGACTTCGAGCCGCCGCGTTCGGTGCGTTCGACAGGTGTACGGCCGTGGGCGCGCGCCGCCGGGGACGACCTGCCCGGCACCGTCGCGAAGGCCGTCGCCGAACTGACCCCCGCCGAGGGACGGCTCGCCGTGATCGCGCCCCGCGAACTGCACACCTCGCTCGCGGCCCGGCTGGAGGACGTGACGGCCGGGGAGGAGCCCGACCTGACCCGGACGGTCGTCCTCCTCGACCCCCGCCAGGCCAAGGGGCTGGAATTCGACTCCGTCCTCGTGGTCGAACCGGCGCGGTACGGCACGAGCGACCTGTACGTGGCGCTGACGCGGGCGACGCAGGCGCTCGGGATCGTGTACGAGGGCGAGCTGCCCGAGGCGCTGCGGGCGGCGACGGTCTGA
- a CDS encoding thioredoxin family protein, with the protein MASVTDADFETEVIGAELPVLVEFTADWCPPCRQMGPVLSALAAEEGERLKVVQLDVDTNPLTTNAYRVLSMPTFMVFRGGEPVKSMVGARPKRRLLEELSDVL; encoded by the coding sequence GTGGCTTCGGTGACGGACGCGGACTTCGAGACGGAGGTGATCGGCGCCGAGCTCCCGGTGCTGGTGGAGTTCACGGCCGACTGGTGCCCGCCGTGCCGGCAGATGGGGCCGGTGCTGAGCGCCCTGGCGGCCGAGGAGGGCGAGCGGCTCAAGGTGGTCCAGTTGGACGTGGACACCAACCCGCTGACGACGAACGCCTACCGGGTGCTGTCGATGCCCACGTTCATGGTGTTCCGCGGTGGTGAGCCGGTGAAGTCGATGGTGGGCGCCCGGCCGAAGCGCCGGCTGCTGGAGGAGCTGTCCGACGTGCTCTGA
- a CDS encoding TetR/AcrR family transcriptional regulator — protein sequence MAAMTTGSASRADANRRRILDVALAELLRDPDASMDQIARAAGVVRRTVYGHFPSREALIGTLTDGAVEAVAAAHAAGRESGRDPAESLVRSTLAVWEIADRYRLLVALAQRSVTVQGIRERLTPVREACAELLRRGLDQGVFESALPAPALAYVHEQMLFALMEAVNDGLLAPEEAGRSAAITMLTAAGVPASRATELVTKLSD from the coding sequence ATGGCAGCCATGACCACGGGTAGTGCCAGCCGCGCGGATGCGAATCGCCGCCGTATCCTCGACGTCGCGCTCGCCGAGCTGCTGCGCGACCCCGACGCGTCCATGGACCAGATCGCACGGGCCGCGGGCGTCGTACGGCGCACGGTGTACGGGCACTTCCCGAGCCGCGAGGCCCTGATCGGCACGTTGACCGACGGCGCGGTGGAGGCGGTGGCCGCGGCGCACGCGGCGGGCCGGGAGAGCGGCCGGGACCCGGCGGAATCGCTGGTCCGCTCGACGCTCGCCGTCTGGGAGATCGCCGACCGCTACCGGCTGCTGGTCGCCCTCGCCCAGCGCAGCGTCACGGTCCAGGGCATCCGTGAGCGGCTGACGCCGGTGCGCGAGGCCTGCGCGGAGCTGTTGCGGCGCGGCCTCGACCAGGGCGTGTTCGAGTCCGCGCTGCCGGCGCCCGCACTGGCGTACGTGCACGAGCAGATGCTGTTCGCCCTCATGGAGGCGGTGAACGACGGCCTGCTGGCACCGGAAGAGGCGGGCCGCTCCGCCGCGATCACCATGCTGACCGCGGCGGGCGTACCCGCCTCCAGAGCCACCGAACTGGTGACCAAGCTGAGCGATTGA